From a region of the Alnus glutinosa chromosome 1, dhAlnGlut1.1, whole genome shotgun sequence genome:
- the LOC133866411 gene encoding phosphatidylinositol 3-kinase, root isoform — MSGNEFRFFLSCDINLPVTFRIERLEGNLPPNKSPNSEIDSTTEERKAELYVECALYIDGTPFGLPTRTRLESTGPPYCWNELITLSTKYRDLTVHSQLALTVWDVSCGKDEGLIGGATILLFNGKKQLKTGKQKLRLWPGKEADGSFPTTTPGKVPQHERGELERLEKLVNKYERGQIQRVDWLDRLTFKAMDRIKERESSKNGSSHLYVVVDFCSFEHQVVFQESGSNFLLPSPITSTNEFVTVWDPEVGKINPSEHKQLKLARSLTRGIIDRDLKPSSNERKSIQRILKYPPTRTLSGDERQLLWKFRFSLMAEKRALTKFLRCVEWSDVQEAKQALELMGKWEMIDVCDALELLSPVFESEEVRAYAVSVLERADDEELLCYLLQLVQALRFERSDKSRLSHFLVQRALRNIEFASFLRWYVAVELYDPAYAKRFYCTYEILEENMMKLAGGVSGDEDGFKLWQSLVRQTELTAQLCSIMRDVKNVRGNTQKKIEKLRQLLSGLLSELTYFEEPIRSPLAPNVLITGLVPSESSIFRSALHPLRLTFRTANGGSSKIIFKKGDDIRQDQLVVQMVSLMDRLLKLENLDLHLTPYKVLATGQDEGMLEFIPSRSLAQIILEQRSIISYLQKFHPDEHGPFGITATCLETFIKSCAGYSVITYILGIGDRHLDNLLLTEDGRLFHVDFGFILGRDPKPFPPPMKLCKEMVVAMGGQESQYYTRFKSYCCEAYNILRKSSNLILNLFHLMAGSNIPDIASDPEKGILKLQEKFRLDLDDEASIHFFQDLINESVSALFPQMVETIHRWAQYWR; from the exons ATGAGCGGGAACGAGTTCAGATTCTTCTTGTCCTGCGACATCAATCTCCCAGTGACCTTTCGCATCGAGAGGTTGGAGGGCAATTTGCCACCTAACAAGTCCCCCAATTCAg AAATCGATTCCACAACAGAGGAGAGAAAAGCAGAGCTATATGTTGAGTGTGCATTGTACATCGATGGCACTCCATTTGGCCTTCCCACGAGAACAAG GTTGGAATCTACCGGACCACCATATTGTTGGAATGAACTCATAACATTGAGTACTAAATATCGAGACTTAACTGTTCACTCACAACTTGCTTTGACG GTTTGGGATGTTTCATGTGGGAAAGACGAGGGATTGATTGGTGGAGCAACAATTCTTCTCTTTAATGGCAAAAAGCAACTCAAAACAGGGAAGCAAAAGCTTAGGCTTTGGCCAGGAAAAGAAGCAGATGGGTCATTTCCTACGACTACTCCTGGAAAG GTGCCGCAGCATGAGCGTGGGGAGTTGGAGCGCTTGGAAAAGCTTGTGAACAAGTATGAGAGGGGACAGATTCAACGTGTCGATTGGCTGGACCGCCTCACATTTAAAGCTATGGACAGAATTAAGGAACGTGAAAGCTCTAAAAATGGAAGTTCTCATCTGTATGTGGTTGTTGATTTCTGTAGCTTTGAACATCAAGTTGTTTTCCAG GAATCAGGATCAAACTTCTTATTACCGTCTCCTATAACTTCAACAAATGAATTTGTTACCGTCTGGGACCCAGAAGTTGGAAAGATAAATCCCTCTGAGCACAAGCAATTAAAGCTTGCAAGGAGTTTAACCCGTGGTATTATTGACAGGGATCTTAAACCAAGCTCTAATGAGAGAAA GTCAATacaaagaatattaaaataccCACCGACAAGGACTTTGAGTGGAGATGAGAGGCAACTACTATGGAAATTCCGTTTCTCATTGATGGCTGAGAAAAGGGCTCTCACAAAGTTTCTCCGATGTGTTGAATGGAGTGATGTTCAG GAAGCAAAACAGGCATTAGAGTTAATGGGTAAGTGGGAAATGATTGATGTCTGCGATGCGCTGGAGCTTCTGTCTCCTGTTTTTGAAAGTGAAGAG GTGCGTGCATATGCTGTTAGTGTTCTTGAAAGAGCTGATGATGAAGAGCTCCTGTGTTATTTACTTCAACTGGTTCAGGCTCTTCGGTTTGAGCGCTCTGATAAATCTCGCCTTTCTCATTTCCTTGTGCAACGTG CGTTGCGCAATATTGAGTTCGCTAGCTTTCTTCGCTGGTATGTTGCTGTTGAACTTTATGATCCAGCGTACGCCAAACGTTTCTATTGTACCTACGAGATTCTGGAAGAGAATATGATGAAG TTGGCAGGAGGTGTAAGTGGAGATGAAGATGGATTTAAATTGTGGCAAAGTTTGGTGCGTCAAACAGAATTAACTGCCCAATTGTGTTCAATTATGAGAGATGTAAAAAATGTACGTGGTAATACTCAGAAGAAGATTGAAAAGCTTAGACAGCTGCTTTCTGGTCTTCTTAGTGAACTTACCTATTTTGAAGAg CCAATACGATCACCACTGGCTCCAAATGTCCTCATCACTGGGCTCGTGCCATCTGAGTCATCAATATTTAGAAGTGCATTGCATCCCTTGCGCTTAACTTTCCGAACAGCAAATGGCGGAAGTTCcaaaatcatatttaaaaagGGAGATGATATTCGGCAAGACCAATTG GTTGTTCAAATGGTATCACTCATGGATCGATTGCTTAAATTGGAAAATCTTGATCTGCACCTTACTCCATATAAGGTTCTAGCAACTGGGCAAGATGAAGGCATGTTGGAATTCATACCATCCCGTTCTTTAGCACAG ATTATCTTAGAGCAGCGTAGCATTATTAGCTATCTCCAGAAGTTTCATCCGGATGAGCATGGTCCATTTGGCATTACAGCCACCTGCCTTGAAACATTTATAAAAAGCTGTGCTGGCTACTCTGTTATCACTTATATACTGGGTATTGGAGACAG GCACCTAGACAACCTTCTCCTCACAGAAGATGGGCGTCTTTTCCATGTTGATTTTGGTTTCATTCTCGGTCGAGACCCAAAGCCGTTTCCACCGCCAATGAAGCTCTGCAAAGAAATGGTCGTGGCTATGGGTGGACAAGAAAG TCAATATTATACAAGGTTCAAATCCTATTGTTGCGAGGCATACAACATCCTCCGTAAATCAAGTAACCTTATTTTAAATCTGTTTCATCTAATGGCGGGTTCCAACATTCCTGACATAGCTTCTGATCCTGAAAAAGGCATTCTAAAG CTTCAGGAGAAGTTCCGTTTAGACTTGGATGATGAAGCTTCAATACATTTTTTCCAGGATCTTATCAATGAGAGTGTTAGTGCACTGTTTCCTCAAATGGTTGAGACTATTCATAGGTGGGCTCAGTACTGGCGCTGA